A window from Sus scrofa isolate TJ Tabasco breed Duroc chromosome 2, Sscrofa11.1, whole genome shotgun sequence encodes these proteins:
- the CD248 gene encoding endosialin, producing the protein MLLRLLLAWAAALPTLGQAPWATKPRAACSPGSCYALFPRRRTFLEAWRACRELGGDLATPRTPEEAQRVDSLVGSGPPSRLLWIGLQRQARQCQPQRPLRGFTWTTGDQDTAFTNWAQPATGGPCPAQRCAALEASGEHRWLEGSCTLAVDGYLCQFGFEGSCPALPDEAGQAGPAVYTTPFHLVSTEFEWLPFGSVAAVPCQAGREASLLCVKQPDGGVGWSRTGPLCPGTGCGPDNGGCEHECVEEADGRVSCRCTEGFRLAEDGRSCEDPCAHAPCEQQCEPGGPQGYSCHCRLGFRPAEDEPHRCVDTDECQIAGVCQQMCVNYVGGFECYCSEGHELEADGISCSPTGAMGAPASQDLGDELLDDGEDEEDEDEGWEAFDGGWTEMPGVPWMEATQSSDFGLAYRPSFPEDGEPRMPYLDPTWPPPLSAPRVPYHSSVLSVTRPVVVSAPRPTLPSAHQPSVISATRPPLAPAPQPPVMPAVHPALPPDHHFPMVSANYPELPSAHRPPTVSATDLGPTPAQQPPIISAKYPELSPAHQSPLYLDSQVVDSQATTHLPRIPAIHTSLVTTSSPHQPPVTPEVPVLRAQTTHLPMTSSVQPPLTTTSRSPVPPAPQVPVPAATHPPAFHTPSPPQSPTNQSSLSSSIHPHSKAPHVPREGAPDPNLAPWLPSAAPTALGEASSAGRSRRDDRWLLVALLVPTCVFLVVLLALGIVYCTRCGPHAPNKRVTDCYRWVTHAGSKGPTEPAPHRGSLTGVQTCRTSV; encoded by the coding sequence ATGCTGCTGCgcctgctgctggcctgggccgCGGCGTTGCCCACGCTGGGCCAGGCCCCCTGGGCCACCAAGCCCCGCGCTGCCTGCAGCCCCGGCAGCTGTTATGCGCTCTTCCCGCGGCGCCGTACCTTCCTGGAGGCCTGGCGGGCCTGCCGAGAGCTGGGGGGAGACCTGGCCACACCTCGGACCCCGGAGGAGGCCCAGCGCGTGGACAGCCTGGTGGGCTCCGGCCCGCCCAGCCGGCTGCTGTGGATCGGGCTGCAGAGGCAGGCCCGGCAATGCCAGCCGCAGCGCCCTCTGCGCGGCTTCACGTGGACCACGGGAGACCAGGACACGGCCTTCACCAACTGGGCCCAGCCAGCCACAGGCGGGCCCTGCCCGGCCCAGCGCTGCGCGGCCCTTGAGGCGAGTGGCGAGCATCGTTGGCTTGAGGGCTCGTGCACGCTGGCCGTCGACGGCTACCTGTGCCAGTTCGGCTTCGAGGGCTCCTGCCCAGCGCTGCCCGATGAGGCGGGCCAGGCCGGCCCAGCTGTCTACACCACACCCTTCCACCTGGTCTCCACCGAGTTCGAGTGGCTGCCCTTCGGCTCTGTGGCTGCCGTGCCATGCCAGGCTGGCAGAGAAGCCTCTCTGCTCTGCGTGAAGCAGCCTGACGGTGGTGTGGGCTGGTCGCGAACTGGGCCCCTGTGCCCAGGCACCGGTTGCGGCCCGGACAATGGGGGCTGTGAACACGAGTGTGTGGAGGAGGCGGATGGTCGGGTGTCCTGTCGCTGCACCGAGGGCTTCCGGCTGGCAGAGGACGGGCGCAGCTGCGAGGACCCCTGCGCCCACGCCCCATGTGAGCAGCAGTGTGAGCCTGGAGGGCcccagggctacagctgccactgTCGCCTGGGTTTCCGGCCAGCCGAGGATGAGCCACACCGCTGCGTGGACACGGATGAGTGCCAGATCGCGGGTGTGTGCCAGCAGATGTGCGTCAACTACGTCGGTGGCTTTGAGTGCTACTGCAGCGAGGGCCACGAGCTTGAGGCTGATGGCATCAGCTGCAGCCCCACTGGGGCCATGGGTGCCCCGGCTTCCCAGGACCTTGGTGACGAGTTGCTGGATGATGGGGAGGatgaagaagatgaagatgaGGGCTGGGAGGCCTTCGATGGCGGCTGGACCGAGATGCCTGGGGTCCCGTGGATGGAGGCCACGCAGTCATCCGACTTCGGCCTGGCCTATAGACCGAGCTTCCCGGAGGACGGAGAGCCACGGATGCCCTACCTGGACCCCACCTGGCCACCCCCACTGAGCGCCCCCAGGGTCCCCTACCACTCCTCAGTGCTCTCTGTCACCCGGCCCGTGGTAGTCTCCGCCCCACGCCCCACGCTGCCTTCTGCCCACCAACCCTCTGTTATCTCTGCCACTCGCCCACCCCTGGCTCCTGCCCCTCAGCCCCCTGTGATGCCTGCTGTACATCCAGCTTTACCCCCTGACCACCACTTCCCCATGGTCTCCGCCAACTATCCAGAGCTGCCATCTGCCCACCGACCCCCCACCGTCTCTGCCACGGACCTGGGACCGACCCCTGCTCAGCAGCCCCCAATTATCTCAGCCAAATATCCCGAACTGTCCCCTGCTCACCAGTCTCCCTTGTACCTGGATAGCCAGGTCGTTGATTCCCAGGCCACCACTCATTTGCCTCGAATCCCAGCTATCCACACCTCTCTGGTCACCACCTCCAGTCCCCATCAACCCCCGGTGACCCCAGAGGTCCCCGTCCTCAGAGCCCAGACCACCCACCTTCCCATGACTTCCTCTGTCCAGCCTCCTCTGACCACTACCTCCAGGTCCCCTGTGCCCCCTGCCCCTCAAGTCCCGGTACCTGctgccacccaccccccagccttccacactccctctccccctcagaGCCCCACGAACCAGTCCTCCCTCAGCAGCTCCATACACCCCCATTCCAAAGCCCCACATGTCCCAAGGGAAGGGGCCCCTGATCCCAATCTGGCCCCATGGCTGCCCTCAGCAGCCCCCACAGCCCTGGGGGAGGCCAGCTCAGCAGGCCGCAGCCGGAGGGATGATCGGTGGCTGCTGGTGGCACTCCTAGTGCCAACATGCGTCTTCTTGGTGGTCCTACTTGCACTGGGCATCGTGTACTGTACCCGCTGTGGCCCTCACGCGCCCAATAAGCGCGTGACTGACTGCTATCGCTGGGTCACCCACGCTGGGAGCAAGGGCCCTACGGAACCCGCGCCCCATCGGGGCAGCCTCACAGGGGTGCAGACCTGCAGAACCAGCGTGTGA